The Papaver somniferum cultivar HN1 chromosome 3, ASM357369v1, whole genome shotgun sequence genome includes a region encoding these proteins:
- the LOC113358960 gene encoding cytochrome P450 71A9-like, which yields MVVMNYCFLFQDQLPTTKAFYYLVILLLVLVAPPLLVLLRKNHRGRLPPGPKRLPIIGNLHQLGNLTSRSLLKLSNVYGPLMFIKIGSIPALVISSTDVAKETIKTHDIVFSGRPALYCTKRLFYGCSDITFAPYGEYWREIRKISILELLSPRRVAAFRAVREEEVSIVADFVRKASTPINLTDLSFAVINNVICRSTFGRKFGQGGGKLRSILQVTQDMVAGAKTADIFPWMRWIHRFDGVDAQIEKNFQQLDSFYESVIDEHLDPQRPIPELEDLVDVLLRLQKDHSQRISFSRDQIKGILTDMFIAGTDTSTSTLVWTMTELVKNPAVMERLQEEVRSILGNKNVVEEIDLPKLNYMKSVVKETLRLHAPGPLLVPRETTDDCTINGYNVPAKTRVFFNAQAIAMDPKFWEDPEEYLPERFLTKSVDFKGQDFEMVPFGMGRRGCPGINFALVLIELVLANLIHSFDWELPVGIKKEEIDMQEAPGITVHKKVPFFLVATTAKNACRNA from the exons atggttGTGATGAACTATTGTTTCTTGTTTCAAGACCAACTACCCACAACAAAAGCTTTCTACTACCTTGTGATCCTTCTGCTTGTTCTGGTAGCACCACCTTTGCTGGTGTTGCTAAGAAAAAATCACCGCGGAAGATTACCTCCAGGTCCAAAGAGGCTTCCTATCATTGGAAACCTGCACCAACTTGGTAACCTGACAAGCCGATCGCTGCTGAAGCTTTCTAATGTATATGGCCCTTTAATGTTCATCAAAATAGGTTCTATTCCCGCTTTGGTCATCTCGTCTACTGATGTAGCAAAAGAAACTATCAAAACTCATGATATCGTGTTCTCTGGCAGACCGGCTTTGTATTGCACCAAGAGGCTTTTTTACGGGTGCAGTGATATAACTTTTGCTCCTTATGGTGAGTACTGGAGAGAGATCAGGAAGATATCGATATTAGAACTGCTGAGTCCAAGGAGAGTTGCAGCGTTTCGAGCTGTGAGGGAAGAGGAAGTATCAATTGTTGCCGATTTTGTTCGCAAAGCTTCAACTCCCATTAATCTAACTGATTTATCATTTGCTGTCATAAACAATGTTATCTGTCGATCTACTTTTGGTAGGAAATTCGGACAGGGGGGAGGCAAGCTTCGCAGTATTCTTCAAGTAACCCAGGATATGGTAGCTGGAGCTAAGACTGCAGACATTTTCCCATGGATGAGATGGATTCACAGGTTTGATGGAGTTGACGCGCAAATAGAGAAAAATTTTCAACAACTAGATAGTTTCTATGAGAGCGTAATAGATGAACACCTCGACCCCCAGAGACCCATCCCCGAGCTTGAAGATCTTGTTGATGTTCTTCTCCGCCTTCAGAAGGACCATAGTCAGCGTATCTCCTTCAGTAGAGATCAAATTAAGGGAATCCTCACG GATATGTTCATTGCTGGAACCGATACATCTACATCGACACTGGTGTGGACGATGACAGAACTAGTTAAGAACCCTGCCGTGATGGAgagattacaagaggaagtaagAAGCATTCTCGGCAATAAAAACGTGGTAGAAGAAATTGATCTTCCGAAACTAAACTACATGAAGTCTGTAGTAAAGGAGACCCTGCGGCTTCATGCACCAGGTCCATTACTTGTTCCCAGGGAAACTACAGATGATTGCACCATAAATGGATACAATGTTCCAGCAAAAACCAGGGTGTTCTTTAATGCACAAGCCATTGCAATGGACCCTAAATTTTGGGAAGACCCGGAAGAGTATCTCCCAGAAAGATTCCTGACTAAAAGCGTCGATTTTAAAGGTCAAGACTTTGAGATGGTACCATTTGGTATGGGACGGAGAGGTTGCCCTGGTATTAACTTCGCTTTGGTTTTAATTGAGCTTGTTCTTGCAAATCTTATACATAGCTTTGACTGGGAGTTGCCCGTTGGAATTAAAAAGGAGGAAATTGATATGCAAGAAGCTCCTGGGATCACAGTGCACAAAAAAGTTCCATTTTTCCTGGTTGCTACTACTGCAAAAAATGCATGCCGCAATGCATAG